TGTATTTATGTGATTTTAAAATCCCACCCGCCCAAATGTTTAAATATGTTGTTGAGGTGATCCCTAATGGGGATTTTGTGGAATTAACATACATAGATGAGGCGTGCAGGGAAGGCGTGGGGGATAAGAGGCTCTATGTCATTGTTCAGGGCCTAGTCTCCTCATTGAGCGAGGACCTGGAGCCTGGGGAGGTGGATTTCCTAACCAACTACGCCTTTCAAGACCTGAAGCATTACTTAATTGTTAAGTTTGGCCTAACCCGTAAGAGTGAGGAGGAGGCTTCCCTGGAGCTTTGTAAGAGGGTGTTGAGTGAGGAGGATAGGGTGAGGGAGTTGGCTAGGGAGTGGTTTGGTTGGTGGATTGTTAAGTGGAGGCAGAGGGTTAAGTTAGATTTTAAGAACGAGGTAAACAGCAACGCCAATGCCCTGGATCCCAACGTGGAGAACATAATCAAGTCCCTACCCAAGGATAGGTTGAGGAGTTTACGTAGGGATGTCATTGAGGAGTTGATTAGGGAGGGTGAGGTTTGTAGTTTAGATGTGGTTTCCGACTTCATAATAAGGTCGGTACTGAACGAATTAATTAATGAGTATGGGCCAGACAGGACTAGGGAGATTATTAATAATCCCGTTGCGTTTAAGATGAGGGTGCTTAGTAAGATCATGGAGATAAGGAACTCGGACCAACCCTTCGTTATACTCAGGGTTAGGTTAAACCCATACCAAGGCTACGCACCCTGGTGACCCATGGTAATACCAAGGTCCTTCAGGAAGGGAATGATAAAGGTGGGCATTGCATACCCATCAAACTCCAGGGTAGCCCTTCAATCACTATCAATACATGTGTTGAGGAGGGTGGTGGATGGGTACGGTGGTACGTACACGGACTTCATATTTATGGAGGACCCCCATGGGGAGCCCAGGGGGCTCCACACGGGCATGAGGCTGAGGGATTTCGACATAGTGCTCTTTTCCGTGCATTACGAGCTTGATTACCCAAATATTGTGAGGATGCTCATTAACGGTGGGCTGAAACCCCTGAGTTCCGAGAGGGGGTTGGGTGATCCCGTGATTGTGGTTGGTGGGCCCACGGTGATGGCGAACCCAGAACCCCTGGCTCCCTTTGTTGATGTGGTCACCATTGGGGATGCCGAGGTTCTGGTGCCAAGGGTCCTCAGGGCCTACGAGGATTATGGCAGGGACTTTAGTGAGTATGCGAGTGTTAAGGGTTTGTACGTCCCATCACTGGGTAAGTACAGGGTTGAGAAGGCATTCGCTGTGGATTTGATGGAATCCGTGAGGCTCATTCACGATACGGCACTATCGCTTAGGCATGCAGGTATAGAGCCCGTCTTTGGTCATTCCGGTATTTTGGAGGTTATGAGGGGGTGTGGTAGGGGTTGTTTATTCTGCATGGAGGGCTACGTTATGAAGCCCCTTAGGTACGCCGATATTGAGGGGATTAAGGATGTGGTTAGGCGTGATGTGGCCTCGAAGGTGATAGATAGGGTGGTCCTGATGGGGCTTTCCGTGGGTGATCACCCAGGATTTAGGGAGTTGATGAAGTTCCTGGTTAATGAAATGGGGCTGAGCGTCTCAGTCCCATCCCTAAGGGTGGATTCGCTGGATGAGGAGGTTATGGAGCTCATGGTAAAGGGTGGTCAGAAGGTCCTCACGATAGCCCCCGAAACCAGTGAGAGGCTCAGGGCACTGCTTGGTAAGGGGTTCACCAACGAGGACGTGGTTAAGGTGGTTAGG
This is a stretch of genomic DNA from Vulcanisaeta thermophila. It encodes these proteins:
- a CDS encoding radical SAM protein — encoded protein: MVIPRSFRKGMIKVGIAYPSNSRVALQSLSIHVLRRVVDGYGGTYTDFIFMEDPHGEPRGLHTGMRLRDFDIVLFSVHYELDYPNIVRMLINGGLKPLSSERGLGDPVIVVGGPTVMANPEPLAPFVDVVTIGDAEVLVPRVLRAYEDYGRDFSEYASVKGLYVPSLGKYRVEKAFAVDLMESVRLIHDTALSLRHAGIEPVFGHSGILEVMRGCGRGCLFCMEGYVMKPLRYADIEGIKDVVRRDVASKVIDRVVLMGLSVGDHPGFRELMKFLVNEMGLSVSVPSLRVDSLDEEVMELMVKGGQKVLTIAPETSERLRALLGKGFTNEDVVKVVRSAVKLGFDHVKLYLMVGLPGEGPGDIKDIKDLLGSIKSLGARVHVSLNPWIPKPHTPLQWLPMDRLEPLQSKMREIRDSKLYDEYFEYNPVDATVQALFSLGDRDVGDVILSVALSGVGRGVWRRLMRRYGELFEKYVYSHKDLNKPLPWSHIIIPGAEEERLRALLSAFLSKINTH